The stretch of DNA CAAAGCGTTCTACCGATTAGATCTGCTGACCATTGGCGACTTCTACCGGAAGCGATTTGGCAAAACCACCGAGATCTTCACATCGATTGTGATCGCGATGTCCTACCTGGGCTGGGCTGCGGCTCAACTGACGGCCCTGGGGCTACTGATTTCTGTACTCGGACAAAATGCTGGCTGGACGGAACTTCGGATCAACCATGGAATCATGATCGGCGTCCTTATCGTGGCGTTTTACACGGTCATGGGCGGGATGTGGTCAGTGGCACTGACGGACATGATTCAGACCTTTGTGATTATTGTCGGACTCATCGTCGTCGCGTTCCTGATGGCTCGAGCAGCCGGGGGAGTGGGCGTGGTAGTCGAGTCGGCTCACCAGGCTGGACGCTTTGACCTATTTCCCGAAGGCGGCGGTCGCGAGGTGATGGTGTTTCTCGCTGGCTTCCTTACCGCGGCTTTGGGTTCTATCCCTCAGCAGGACGTCTTCCAGCGCGTGACCAGCGCGAAGGATGAGAAAACGGCACAGCGGGGCACCTTGCTAGGAGGATTGTTTTACTGTGCATTTGCCTTCGTGCCGATGTTCATCGCTTACGCTGCCATCGTGATTGATCCGGACCACTTGGTTCAATTCGCGAGCGAGGATACGCGGGAAGTCCAGCGAGCGTTGCCCGCAGCGATCATTGCGTCCACCCCGTTTTGGGCGCAAGCCTTGTTCCTGGGGGCCTTGTTGTCAGCGATTTTATCGACGGCGAGCGGGACATTGCTTGCCCCAGCAAGTTTGCTTGTCGAGAACGTCGTCCGCCCGCTCGCACCACGAATGACCGATCGGACGATGTTGATTTGTCTTCGCAGCGTGCTGTTGGTGTTCGCCGCCTTGGCGGCATACCAAGCGTTCACAAGCAACCAAACGATGTACGAGATGGTCGAGCACGCGTATAGCATCACGCTGGTTGGCGCCTTTGCTCCTTTGGCGGTCGGGCTAGCATGGCGGGGCGCGACGACTCAGGGAGCGCTTTTGTCGATCGCAACGGGAATCGTAGTCTGGCTAACCGTGCATCACTTTGCAGAAGACTTCATTGTCCCCGCTCAACTTTGCGGGTTAAGTGCAAGCCTTGTCGCGATCGTCCTCGGTTCGCTGCTGCCCGAATGGGTAGGTCAGACACCCGATACTACCGAGATGATGGACCTGGCGAGAAAGTAAGGTCACTGGTCTTCGTCAAACTCACCGGCGAATAGATCTTCACCAATCAGAGTTTCTAAGATGACCGGACAGCCTTCTTCGAGCATGTCCAGAACCTCGCCGAATCCGTCCTCTTCACCGTAGTACGGGTCGGGCACATCAGTGGGCCAGGTGTCGTCGAGGTAGTCGCTGAACATTCGGATGTGAGGCTTAATACCACCGGCCATTTCAACCAAAATGGCATGGTTTTCCGAATCCATCGCCAGAACCAAATCAAACCGTTCGCGCTGGAGGTCGGACGGTTCAACCTTTCTCGCGATGCTTTTTAGCTCGTAGCCTCGCGATTCACTCGCCGTTCTCATTCGAACATCGGCTCGCTCGCCGACGTGATAACCATGGGTTCCCGCCGAATCCACTTCGACATCGGCTCCGAATTCATCTGCGAAACGTTGCATGACAGCCTCACCTGCGGGGGATCGGCAAATATTTCCCATGCATACGAATAGGACTTTTTTTGTCATCGAATTGAGAGAAAAAGAGGAAACAAACGGCCAGCGAGCATGAATGGTCATCCATTCGTTCAGGACTGTGAACCCGTCGTGATTGCCGCTGTCTTTAGAAAGTAACCGTGCCAGTGACAACGAACAAAGTCATCTGCACAAACGACCACGTTTCTTTTCACTAAAATGGATGAAAATAACGGTCCTTCCAAGCAGCACCCAAACCACCCGCTAGAGCCGCTTTTTCACCCGAAACGGTCGCTATTTGTCCTTTACAAGGCTACTAAGGTGCACGAAACGACTTTGCTATCATGCGGAAACCCTTGCCAAACAGGGTTCCACCAGATAGTATTTCGCCTTCTCGGTTCTGAGAACTTATCTTTGCAAACGGAGTTTGTTCATGTCCATTCGATTCACACAGTCCTGTCCTACTTGTGGACGTCGCGTCCAGATTCGTGCATCACTGGTCGGTTACAACGTCGTCTGCCAACACTGCAGTGCTGAATTCGTAGCTAATAGCGATGGCGAATCGGGAAGCTCAGCACCCAAAAGCCCCGAGAACGTTCTAAACGTCGAACCGATTTTGGCGGATCCCTTGATGGCACGAGTGGAAGCCGCACTCAAACGAGCGGCGGATCAGTCCTCGCCCGTATAGGCATCGACACACTGGCGGATCTTTTCCGTTTCAGCGATCCACATCGCGGACAATTCAGCGACCCGTTCTTGGTGAGTGTGTGACAGATCCACGCACTCGGAACGGTCTTCGGCCAAATTGAATAGTTCCCACGGTTGATCCTTGGCCGCGACTAATTTCCAGTCACCCGCAATGATCGCCCGATTGCCCTCGTGCAGCCACCATAGGTGGTCGCGAGCAACCGATGTGTTGGCGACGATTGTTGGAAGCAGTGACTTTCCAGGCCGGTCATACCCACCGGGAAGTCCAATAACCTCAAACGGAGTCTCTTCGGTCCGCGACGTCGCGGTGACCGCGTCAGCGATTGTCGGCCACAGATCGACAACGTGTCCCGGTTGATTCCTGAGGGCACCCGCATCGGTAATCTTCTTCGGCCAACGCACCACCAAAGGAGTGGAAGTTCCGCCTTCGTGCACCCACGTTTTGTGCCGACGAAAGGGAGTATTGCATGCGTTGGAAAAGCCCGGCCCCAAACAAAGATAGGTTTCTCCAGTGCCCATCATAGCTTCTTGATCATGGCCATCGCCGCGAACCATGATTTCGGCCGATGCACCATTGTCCGACAAGAATATCACCAGCGTGTTGTCGGTTTGCCCCATCGCATCGACTTGATCAAGCAAACGTCCAATCTCTTGGTCCATTCGATCCACCATCGCTGCGTGAATCTCCATCTTGTTCGCTTGAAACTCTTTTTGCGCCGATGTCAACGATTCCCAGTCGACTGGACGATTCACTTCGCCGCTTCCAAGTTTTTCAAAGGCGTCAGCAAAGTAATAAGGCGGTCCGACATCAGGTTCCACCGGAGACAGTTTCGCGGGCAGGTGCAATAGATCCTGCATCCTTTCAAACCGCCGTTGACGCATCGCCTGCCAACCATCGTCATACCGTCCATCGTACTTCGCAATGTCTTCAGCAGGTGCCTGCAACGGGAAGTGTGGCACGTTAAACGTCACGAACGAGAAGAACGGTTGCGACGAATGCTCGGCGGCATGGTCCTGTAGACACTCGATCGCATGGTCGGCGATTGCCGTGGACGAATAGTACGATTCATCATCCGTCACGGGTTTCAACGTTTTGTCATCAAGGAAGTGCTTGGTGGGTCCAAACAGACGATCGTGATCACGCAGCCAATACGATCGATCAAATCCATTTTCAGTTGGCTTACCGTCAATGTGCCATTTCCCACTGTGGTAACTGCGATAGCCAACCTCGCGTAGCGGCACCGAAATCAACGGAGCCCAATCAGGCCGAAGATTGTGCGCACCTCTTCGTTTCCCTTCGATCAATGTGTCCTTGCCGATCGCTTGCGCGTAGTGACCGGTCATCATGGCGGAACGCGTCGGCCAACATCGGGCAGTGTTATAGAACTGAGTGAATCGCAAACCGTCTTCCGCCAAGCGATCCAGGTTCGGCGTCTCGATTTCACCGCCATAGCACCCCAAGTCGGAGAACCCTAAATCGTCAGCCAGAATGATGACGATGTTGGGTTGCTCGTTAGCAACCACTTCAGCACGATTCACAAGAGTTAGCGAAGCCAATCCCATCGCAATGATCAGGTATGCAAACGGTGTCGTCGATTTCGTCGTTACCCATGGCGACGGTACTAGAGCGTCACTCCATCGGAAAGCAAAAGCCGTTTTGATGCGAGTCGGTAACACAACAGATCCAGTAGCTAGAGAGGCGGGGACAGGCACGGGGGACATGGATCTGCGTCGCGGACATTTACTCGACGGTAACATCCCGCAGTGATCCGACAGCAATCCGACTTTGGCTTTCGACGATGACACGCGAAAACGATTTGCGTGAATACCAATTTCGGGACTCGCGAGCATCCCGACCTAGGTTAGCCGAACGTTGTCCGACTCGCGCAATCTTGATTGGCGATGGACAATTCTAGTTCAGCCCAATCCGTGTCGCTACACCGCTGAAACGTCGGAGCATTAGACTCTGACGTTTCTGAGCCATTGCTCCGAGCAAACGGATCATCGCGTAAACGCTCTGTCGCAATACGATTGGTGGAAAATCAAAGCCCTAGACGCTCTTTGATCAGCGCGTTGACAACTTCGTCTGCCGGTCGAATTTCAAATGGACCGATGCGGACTCCAGGATGCTTGGACATCAAATCAACGGCATGCTGTAGATTGTCGGCCTCCAAAATCAAAATGCCGCCCAACTGCTCTTTGGTCTCTGCGAACGGGCCATCGGTAGCATGAACTTGGCCATCCTTGTACCTCAACGTTATTGCATCGCTGGCTGCCTTTAACGCTTCACCGCCTACATAGTGTCCGCCAGCACGAAGTTGGTCGTCGTACTTGAGACACTGTTCCATTAACGCGTTCATCTCTGCTTCACTTTTTGATGCAAAGGTCGACATGTCAGCGTACCCGAGACAAATAAACTTCATCTTGGTGATCCCATTTTGCTAAGGAAAGAAGAACATCAAACTACGCAAAGCAGTCGTTTGGGATCGCTGCGAATCGACATCAGTCTTCTCAAAACGCCAACGAAAGCAGATTCGGTGGCAGCTACCAGCCTCTATCAACGGGAAACGGCGAATCCGCCCGGAATAGGCGTTCGACGGCAGGCCATGCAGTTGATGGGCACTCAGTTGTTGGCTACTGCGTTGCTGGTTACTGAGCTACTGGCTGTTCAGTCGTGGTATGGGGGATAGTATCCGTCGTAGTACGGTGCGACGGGATACGGGGTGCCTGGGCCAGCAGGATAGGGATTCAATGGACTCGATTGATTTGGCAACGGGAACTGCGACGCAGAACCATTTGCAGGATTTCGTGGCGCACCGGGGTGCCCATGTGATGCTCCGGGATGATGCCCCGAACCGCCACTAGGGCTCGGCGCCCCATAACCTGGCGTCCCATATCCTGGCCCGCCATAGCCTGGTGATCCGTAGACCCCGCCCAACCCGAGGTTCAAACCGGCAAACGGTGCTCCCCAATTAGGATAAGGTGTGCTGTAGGGTCGGTAAGGAAAACGCCATTCGCCGTAAGGACGAACAGGATCGCCCCACTTTTCGACGCGGTGGTAGTTGTCTGCCGACTGACCGTAAGCCAGCGTGCTCCGCGTGTGGGTGTAGCCACTGGTCCTGAAGTTGGAAACGATCGGCGCCGAAGGCGCTTGGATCGGTGCGTACTGTGACACTCGAGTTCCCGTCGCGGGATCGTGAGAGTAGGTGCTTGGCATTGTGAGCCAATCGGTAGCATTGGCTCCGCTACTAAGACACATCAGAACGGCAACGAGCAGGGCGTTTCTCATGAACGCCAAAATAGTTTGCGTTCGACGGCCAAGCGACGAAGCGTTGACCTTTTTTACCTCAACGTCAAAGTTGAGCCGGACTAACCACTACAACCCGTACGAACCGCGTCCGACGCTCGCCAAGATTCCCTCACACCGGGCCCTCACACCGGGCCCTCACACCGGGCCCTCACACCGGGCCTGATCACCGGGCCTGATCACCGAAGCGAATAACTCGCTGGCAAGACAAGACTGGCTTAACGGACATCACAGGCGATTCACCTTACAAGCGACGAAGCCCATCTTCCGTCATCGGATTAGGAATTTCAAAATCAATCTCGTCAATACGAGCCAAAGTTTCGTCATCGAGAATCAAATCTTTTGCAGCAAGCGATTCGTCGAGTTGATCCACAGTGGTGGCACCAATGATGGTGGATGCTACAAAATCGTGTTGGCGACTCCAGGCAACCGCTAGTGCCGTGACCGTGGTTCCGATTGATTGGGCGATTTCCCCCAGTCGGCGTGCCGTTTCGATCGTTCGTTCGTTCACAAACCGTCGAGCCATCTTCAATTGACGTTCACCACCATTTTGCAGGTACTCGGTGAAGCGTCCGCCCTCGGGCGGTCCGTCGTTGTACTTGCCTGTTAGGACACCCCCACCGAGCGGAGAGTAGGGCAGCAAGCTGACGCCTTCTCGCCGGCACACCTGAGCCAATTCACTCTCGCAACGTCGGTTAATTAGCGAAAAGTTGTTCTGGACGGTCTGGTAACGATCGACCTCGTGAAGGTCCGCCGCCCATAGGCTCTTCATCAGCCCCCAGCACGTTTCGTTGCTGCAGCCAATCGTTCGCACCAAGCCTTCTTCACGCAGTTCGGTCAAGATCCCAAGCACTTCTTCGTAGGGCAGACCGTGATCGGGCCAATGGATTTGATAAAGGTCGATGTAATCGGTACCCAAGCGATCAAGCGATGCTTCGCAGGCCTGAAAGACTTGCCTTCGATCGATCGCTGTCTTTCCGTGTCTTACCGGTGGGGTGAACCACCCGTGACCGGGACCGGTAACTTTGGTGGCGACAATCACCGATTCGCGAGGCTTGGTTTTGAGCCAACGACCGAATATCTCTTCCGTTAAGCCAACCGTTTCGGCTTGGGGCGGTACCGGATAAATCTCGGCGGCGTCAAAGAAGTCGATCCCCGCGTCATAAGCTCGATCACAAATTGCATGAGAGAGTCGTTCATCGCATTGCGAGCCAAACGTCATGGTCCCCATGCAAATGTCTGAAACCGAGATTCCGCTGCCACCAAGTCTGCGTTGTTCCACCAATGACTCCCAACTTTGAACGAATTTATTTCTAGTCGAATGGCCTTCAAACAGTCCACGATGTCCTGAATTATTGCCGTCGGCTGTTAGAATAGCGTTTCTCCCGCCTTTTTCCCCACCCCTCGATTCGAAAGAGTCTCGTATGCTTCGGCTCATTTTCCTGTTCATCGTTACAGGTGCTATTTCGGTAGGCACCTTTTGCATGGAAACCTCTCTTGTGGGCACTTCAACGTCCGCAATCGCGGAAGAGTACCACCACGGTCCAGATTCCAAGCCCAACCCCAACGTTCCGCACGGGAAAGTCACTCAGCACGAATGGCTCAAGAGCAAAGTCTATGAAGGCGCGCTACGACGCTATTCGGTTTACGTGCCGGCTCAATATGACGGATCGAAGCCAGCCGCACTGATGGTGTTCCAGGATGGACATGCATTTGAAGGTACAACCGGCGACTTTCGATTGCCTGTCGTGTTCGACAACTTGATTGCCAAAGGTGACATGCCGGTAACGATCGCTGTGATGATCGACCCCGGCCACCGCGGGAAGTTGCCACCCAAGCGAGGTTGGAATCCATCACCGGCGAACCGAGCGGTTGAGTATGACTCGGTCAACGGTGACTACGCCGAATTTCTGCTCACCGAAATCCTTCCTGAGGTTGAAAAGAACTACCGGATTACTTCGAACCCTGAATTACGAGCCATTTGTGGGAATAGCAGTGGCGGCATTTGCGCGTTTGGAGTCGCATGGCACCGCCCCGATTCTTTCCGTAAGGTGCTTTCGCACATCGGCAGCTTCGTCAACATCCGAGGCGGTCACAATTACCAGGCAATGATCCGCAAGACGGATGCGAAACCAATTCGCGTGTTCCTTCAAGACGGGCGAAATGATTTGGACAACGTGCACGGCAATTGGCCGTTGGCAAACCAGCAGATGGCCAAATCGCTTGCGTTCAAAGGTTATGATTACAAGTTTGTCTTTGGTGATGGTGCTCATGATGGGAAACATGGTGGAGCAATCTTTCCCGACTCACTGCGTTGGTTGTGGCGAGATTGGAAAGACCAACAGTTGTAGGCCGCCCATTTTTCCTTCACGCACTTTCGTCAACCGTTTGTTTTTCCATGCCGAGTTTTGATCATTCCATCGATCAGGAATTTGCCGTTCCTTTTGTTCATCGCCTTCGCGTCACTGACGAAGTTGCGGGTGACGACTTCAATACGCTCGCCGAACTATTGATTGCGGGCGAGTCGAGTAAAGCTCGCGTCTTATTGGTAGGCGAAACGTCACTTGCCCAGAAGGTGGGTCAGCTTGGGGACCGCTTGAAAACCGATGCAAGAATCGACTTGGTCAGCGATCCTTATTTAGTAGAAGGTGGCGAAGGGCTTAAGAACGGCGAGAACACGCTTCGACGATTACTGGACCTTGTCAACAACAACGGACTCGACCGTCGCAGCTACATCGTGGCGGTCGGTGGTGGAGCGATGCTTGACGCGGTGGGATTCGCCGCTGCAATCGCGCACCGCGGTATTCGGTTGATTCGACTTCCCTCGACTGTCTTGGCCCAGGCTGATTCAGGTGTCGGCGTTAAGAATGCGATCAACTACTTTGACAAGAAGAACTGGATCGGCAGCTTTGCCGTTCCCTGGGCGGTGATCAATGACACCAGCCTGCTGCAATCGCTGCCTGACCGGGACTACTTCAGCGGCTTCAGCGAAGCAGTGAAGGTTTCGCTGTTAAAGGATCGTGACGGGTTCGAATGGCTTTGCAAGAACGCCGATGCTATCCGACGTCGAGATCCAGAAGTTGGCAAACGAGCGATCCTTGATTCTTGCTTGTTGCATCTCAAGCACATCACCGAGGGTGGCGATCCTTTCGAAATGCTTGAGGCTAGACCGCTTGATTTTGGTCATTGGTCGGCACACCGGCTCGAACCGTTGACCCAATACAAAATTCGCCACGGCGAGGCCGTCGCAATTGGGGTCGCAATTGATTGCCTGTATTCGTCAATGAAGTTCGATTTTCCGGAATCCGATGCGTTGACCGTATGCGATGCTTTGATGTCGATGGGAATGAACCTCTGGCACGAGTCGATTTACCCCATCGATCGACTCATGCAAGGTTTGGAAGAGTTCCGCCAACACCTTGGTGGGCGTCTTACCATCACCATGCTGAAGCAAGTCGGCGAACCAATCAACGTTCACGAAATTGACACCGTCGTGATGACGCGAGCGATCGAAAAGTTAGCGACTATTGCGAAACCTTCTTAATCGAACATGCCGTCGAACAGGTCGCGCATCCTCCGCCACAGCCACCGCCCGCTGCGGTGCCGCAACCTGGCCCGCACCCTTCGGAAAGCAATTTGGCGAAGTGTCGCGATTGCACCACACCTTCGTATTCAGTAGCGACCGATCGAGTGATCGCTTCGGCATTTTCATCGCTATCGCCCAGGAAGTGCATCACCAACGTGCCGCCATCGAACAATTGGTCGATGTCCAGCAGCACGGCCGGTGACCCGGCGGCGACCAGGGCATCGCGACAAGCTTCAACCGCTCGGCGTTTGTGCCGTTCGAGTCGGCGAATGAGCAGCTCGTCTTCCTCAGTTGTGGGCCGGAGTACCTGGACCGTCGGCTTACCAAAACGATCATTGCGGCACGGTCCGACCACTTCACCAAGCTCGACACCGCGCCCCGAGCGAGCGATGACGCGTCGACCGCGGGGCAAGGCCACGGGGGCTGAAGCGACGTGAATTTCCCCCAGTGAGCCGATTCGTAGAAAAAGAGAATTCATCAGGGAGCGGGAAAACCCAAAGAGAACGTCATAGAGATTTACCCCATGTTGGCTGATCGACTAACCTTTTGCAAACTATGCTGTCCCGGATCGCCGGCGAATTCCCAATTCCACCTCGTCCCAAGCTACTCAGCCCATGACGGTTTCCACCGCAACCAACCATACTTCCGATCCAGTTTCTCTAGGGCGAGACCGCTATCAAGCCATGGCTGATCGCGTTCTCGGTGGAGAAAGCATTTCGCGTGACGAAGCTCTGTCGATCTTGAAAACTCCCGATGACGAAGTGCTTGATCTTTTATCAGCGGGTTTTCGCATTCGACAAAAGCACTTTGGCAAGACCGTGCAACTGTATTTCTTGATGAATGCGAAGAGCGGTTTGTGTCCCGAGGATTGCCACTATTGCAGTCAATCAAAAATTTCGACCGCACCAGTCCCTAAGTACAACATTCTTAAGCGAGACGACTTGATGGAAGCGGCTCGGTTGGCCGCAGAGCGTGGAGCAAAAACTTACTGTTTGGTCATCTCGGCACGCGGTCCTAACGAACGTGAATTAAGTGCAGTTGAGCAGATCGTTCCTGAGATCAAAGAAAAGTACAACCTCGATATCTGCGCTTGCTTGGGATTGTTGTCGCGAGAACAAGCCGATCGGCTAAAAGCTTGCGGTGTCGATCGCGTCAATCACAACTTGAACACTAGCGAAGATCATTACGCTGACATCTGCACGACTCACACTTATGCCGACCGCGTTGATACGCTGCGAAATGTTCGCGACGCTGGCATGGAGATGTGCAGCGGGGGGATCATCGGCATGGGCGAAACGCATGACGACGTGGTTTCAATGGCGTTTGACTTGCGAGACTTGGGCGTTCAGTCGATACCGTTGAATTTCTTAAACGCCATCGAAGGCACGCCGCTGCAAGGCAACTCTGACTTGTCACCACAAGACTGCCTCAGGGCACTCGCGATGTTCCGGTTCGTTGCACCCGATCGCGAGCTGCGAATCTCGGGTGGACGAGAATTGCACCTACGGTCACTCCAACCACTCGGTTTGTATGTTGCCAATAGCTTGTTCGTGGGCGACTACCTAACGACCAAGGGACAAGCTCCCGAGGCGGACTACGACATGATTCGCGACCTTGGCTTTGAAGTCACCAAATCGACTTGCTAGAACACATCGCCACTGATCCGCTCGTAAGCCTCGCGGTACTTATCGCGAGTCTTGTTGATGATTTCAGCAGGGAGCTCTGGCGGGTCGCTTTGCTTGTCCCATCCGCAAGTTGACAACCACTCGCGGACAAATTGCTTATCAAACGAAGGTTGAGCCTTACCGGGCTGATAAACATCAGCAGCCCAAAATCGTGAACTGTCAGGTGTGAGCACTTCGTCGATCAGGGTCACATCATCGCCCACCATACCGAACTCGAATTTAGTATCGGCGATCAGGATTCCCTTCGACTGGGCATGCTCGCAAGCAGCATTGTAAATTTGCAGACTACGTTCGCGCAAATCGAGGGCTCGTTCGCTACCGAGGTCGGCAATCATTCGCCCAATCGTGACGTTTTCATCATGCCCCTCTTCGGCTTTCGTGGCCGGTGTAAAAATGGGCTGAGGAAGTCGATCACATTGCGAGAGTCCAGGCGGCAATTTATTACCGCAGATTTCGCCGGAAGCCTGATATTCACGAAGGCCGCTGCCTTCAAGGTAACCACGAACAACGCACTCGAAGGGAACTACCTGCGCCTTTTTCGTGACCATAACCCGGCCCTCTAGCGGGGAAAGTTCTAATTCCGGCGCGGCTGCGTGCAATTGTTTTGTGGGCACGTCGGTCGAAATGAGGTGGTGGCGGACGTCAAGCAAGTGGAACCAAAACTTGCTCATCGAAGTCAACAACCGCCCTTTGTCGGGAATCCCCGATGGCAAAATAAAATCAAATGCACTGATTCGATCAGTACTAACGATCAACAACTCGTCGCCTAGGTCATAAACGTCTCGTACTTTGCCACTTCGCCGGGGCAGCGGTAGGTCGGTGCTAAGGAGTGCTCCCGAGGAATCAAACTGATACGATTTATGATTGGTGTTATTGGTCATGTCACGAGTTTGGCAAAACGGCCGGGGATCGGCAAGCGCCGGTCGATTCGGGCCCCTACGGATGATCGGCACGCCTCGCACGCGATGGGGCGAGCGACTATTGTATAGCTTGAATTTGTCACTTCGCTATTTGGTTTCCGGCCCCGCAAATGGGACAACTGCTTTTCGATGTCCCCGACGCCGCACGCGACTTCATTGCGGGGTCGTTGTGGAAAGACGCCTATGTGTGTGGAATCGAAGGTGTCCCCTTTCAATCGCAGAACCGCTTTGATGGCTCGCGGCTAACAATTCACCGAGAGATATCCAACTCGGGAAAGCTGCACCTGACTTGCCGAATTCCCAACGTCGGTTACCGCTCGCTAAGCACCTGTTCGCTGCGTTGCCTCGATGAAGAAGCCCATCTGCTACCGCTCGAGTTGGCTCGCGGTAGTTGCTATCGAGCTCGAGTTCAATCTGACATCTGGAAACGCTCGGGATTGGTCCTGAGCGAAAAGTTCTTGGATTTGCTCGATCGAGGGACACGCGAGTTCTTGATCGCGACGAGTTGCCGAGCGGATTTGACGAAAAGCAGTGAAGCTTCCATTCGCGCCATCGAACTGCTCGAACTCGCCAACACGGAACTAGGTGAATCGTACAGCATGCAATCCATCGCGTTTCGCAAACAGCGCGAAACGCAATTGGGAACTCTGATCGCCGCGACCGTTGTTCCTCCGTCACCGGTTGGATCCAACACCGCGGACAAGTTTGTATCCGCTTTCAACGCGGCGGCAGTTCGCATGAATTGGGCAGACATCGAGACCGATTCGGGAGCGTTTGATTTTGACCAAGCCGACCAAACGATTTCGTTTTGCGCCGCCAATGGCCAGCGGATCATTGGTGGACCGCTGATTGATTTCCGCACTCGCTTAATGCCGCATTGGCTTTACCTTTTCGAAGATGACTTTGAATCGTTCTTAAAGGCTGCGATTCACTATGTGGAAACCACGGTCGCGAAGTTTCGCGGTCGCGTTCAACTTTGGAACTGCGCGACCGGGCTCAATACTCCCGGCCCGATCGCCATGGACGATGAACAGACGATGCGGTTGGCAGTGGGAATCTTGCAAGCGGTTCGTCGCACTGATCCGAACACACCCGTTGTTATGTCCTTTGACCAACCCTTTGGCGAATACCTTGGCAAAGATCGTGATGGCCTCTCACCGCTTCACTTCGCCGATGCACTGGTTCGAAGTGGTTTGGGAATGGCGGGAATTGGCCTGGAGTGTCGTTTCTTTTACCAAGAACACGCGA from Rubripirellula amarantea encodes:
- the bioB gene encoding biotin synthase BioB, whose translation is MTVSTATNHTSDPVSLGRDRYQAMADRVLGGESISRDEALSILKTPDDEVLDLLSAGFRIRQKHFGKTVQLYFLMNAKSGLCPEDCHYCSQSKISTAPVPKYNILKRDDLMEAARLAAERGAKTYCLVISARGPNERELSAVEQIVPEIKEKYNLDICACLGLLSREQADRLKACGVDRVNHNLNTSEDHYADICTTHTYADRVDTLRNVRDAGMEMCSGGIIGMGETHDDVVSMAFDLRDLGVQSIPLNFLNAIEGTPLQGNSDLSPQDCLRALAMFRFVAPDRELRISGGRELHLRSLQPLGLYVANSLFVGDYLTTKGQAPEADYDMIRDLGFEVTKSTC
- a CDS encoding phosphoribosylaminoimidazolesuccinocarboxamide synthase; this translates as MTNNTNHKSYQFDSSGALLSTDLPLPRRSGKVRDVYDLGDELLIVSTDRISAFDFILPSGIPDKGRLLTSMSKFWFHLLDVRHHLISTDVPTKQLHAAAPELELSPLEGRVMVTKKAQVVPFECVVRGYLEGSGLREYQASGEICGNKLPPGLSQCDRLPQPIFTPATKAEEGHDENVTIGRMIADLGSERALDLRERSLQIYNAACEHAQSKGILIADTKFEFGMVGDDVTLIDEVLTPDSSRFWAADVYQPGKAQPSFDKQFVREWLSTCGWDKQSDPPELPAEIINKTRDKYREAYERISGDVF
- a CDS encoding endo-1,4-beta-xylanase gives rise to the protein MGQLLFDVPDAARDFIAGSLWKDAYVCGIEGVPFQSQNRFDGSRLTIHREISNSGKLHLTCRIPNVGYRSLSTCSLRCLDEEAHLLPLELARGSCYRARVQSDIWKRSGLVLSEKFLDLLDRGTREFLIATSCRADLTKSSEASIRAIELLELANTELGESYSMQSIAFRKQRETQLGTLIAATVVPPSPVGSNTADKFVSAFNAAAVRMNWADIETDSGAFDFDQADQTISFCAANGQRIIGGPLIDFRTRLMPHWLYLFEDDFESFLKAAIHYVETTVAKFRGRVQLWNCATGLNTPGPIAMDDEQTMRLAVGILQAVRRTDPNTPVVMSFDQPFGEYLGKDRDGLSPLHFADALVRSGLGMAGIGLECRFFYQEHATQPRSTVDFGQMIDRWATLGMPMLVQLSAPGGKGPDPLAQAPTDVLEYAASNNDPAADQLRIAGPLIRTLLAKHIVHGIVWDGWCDQVPHVMTHGGLVDDMGQPRPLLEYLTRVRSEFLA